One region of Streptococcus parasanguinis genomic DNA includes:
- a CDS encoding FtsK/SpoIIIE domain-containing protein — MKLFTYRGKRVRVFHRKLKGITWFIWWFPFLLAISFYSYLQLEELKVHPLPQGYFLGAIFLFSLIFSWFINRVCYRKMLFFQKLNSLRILSRFLLENNLYLVKKVRRENKIIEKITLPQVYIKQSRYKIEISFILEGNKFQDRFLNLGATLEVMFNGDFRNKTFDNRFIKYEIAINRIESRITIDEVKVKGSKLQLMKDVSWDYIEEPHLLIGGGTGGGKTVVLMTIIYALAKIGFVDICDPKNSDLAGLKKISVFHGRVYTSKEDIINCFKDNVEFMEKRYELMSTSPKFQAGKNFTHYDMKPKFILVDEWAALMAKIDRDYSQQSELMEYLSQLVLEGRQAGVFIIFAMQRPDGEFIKTALRDNFMKRLSVGHLESTGYDMMFGDANKTKEFKKLDEINGVKVKGRGYIANNGELAGEFFSPYVPLDQGFSFYDAYSKIPIMEFEGEEFLVFEEYKPPLETIDPIEEEEVIENEPNKRPLKEFADEQNLKMPTLRKIIYLLTEQGIIFERTVSAILVDPFQEKLLLEILAQFEEGGRRSYPKAVEATIVHHGLGQGQGQA; from the coding sequence ATGAAACTCTTTACCTATCGGGGAAAAAGAGTTCGAGTTTTTCATCGTAAACTAAAGGGAATCACATGGTTTATCTGGTGGTTTCCTTTTTTGTTGGCTATTAGTTTCTACAGCTACTTACAGTTAGAAGAATTAAAAGTTCACCCCTTACCTCAAGGATACTTTCTAGGAGCTATATTCCTCTTTTCTTTGATCTTTTCTTGGTTTATCAATCGGGTTTGCTACAGGAAGATGCTCTTTTTTCAAAAGCTCAACAGCCTTCGAATTCTTTCTCGCTTTTTGCTAGAGAATAACCTCTATCTAGTTAAAAAGGTGAGACGTGAAAACAAGATCATTGAAAAAATCACCTTGCCTCAAGTGTATATCAAACAGTCTCGCTACAAGATTGAAATAAGTTTCATTCTAGAAGGCAATAAATTTCAAGATCGCTTCCTCAACCTTGGAGCTACGCTTGAAGTTATGTTTAATGGGGACTTTCGTAATAAAACCTTTGATAATCGCTTTATCAAATATGAAATTGCTATCAATCGGATTGAAAGCCGGATCACTATTGATGAAGTAAAAGTCAAGGGCTCCAAACTCCAGCTCATGAAGGATGTATCTTGGGATTATATTGAAGAACCTCATCTTCTCATTGGTGGTGGAACAGGTGGAGGAAAAACAGTTGTTCTCATGACTATAATCTATGCACTAGCTAAAATTGGCTTTGTTGATATCTGCGATCCAAAGAATTCGGATCTAGCTGGATTAAAGAAAATTTCAGTCTTCCATGGTCGTGTCTACACTAGTAAGGAAGATATCATCAACTGTTTTAAAGACAATGTAGAGTTCATGGAAAAACGCTATGAACTAATGTCTACTTCGCCAAAATTCCAAGCCGGAAAGAACTTTACTCACTATGACATGAAACCAAAATTCATTCTAGTGGACGAGTGGGCAGCTCTTATGGCAAAGATTGATCGTGACTATAGCCAACAGTCAGAACTCATGGAATATCTCTCACAGTTAGTTCTAGAAGGTCGGCAAGCTGGAGTTTTTATCATCTTTGCTATGCAACGGCCTGATGGAGAATTTATCAAAACGGCTCTTCGGGATAACTTTATGAAACGTCTCTCCGTCGGTCATTTAGAATCAACAGGGTATGACATGATGTTTGGAGATGCTAATAAAACCAAAGAGTTCAAAAAGCTGGATGAGATCAATGGAGTCAAGGTCAAAGGACGGGGCTATATCGCAAATAATGGTGAGTTGGCTGGTGAGTTTTTCTCTCCTTATGTACCGCTTGATCAAGGTTTTTCCTTCTACGATGCCTACTCTAAAATTCCTATTATGGAGTTTGAAGGTGAAGAGTTCTTGGTCTTTGAAGAATATAAACCACCGCTTGAAACAATTGATCCTATAGAGGAAGAGGAGGTAATAGAAAACGAACCAAACAAACGACCACTCAAGGAATTTGCGGACGAACAAAATCTTAAAATGCCAACCTTACGCAAGATTATCTATCTCTTAACAGAGCAAGGGATCATCTTTGAACGGACTGTATCCGCTATTCTAGTGGATCCTTTTCAAGAAAAACTTCTTCTTGAAATCCTCGCTCAATTTGAAGAGGGAGGACGCAGGTCTTATCCAAAAGCAGTTGAAGCGACGATTGTTCATCATGGGCTAGGACAAGGGCAAGGGCAAGCCTGA
- a CDS encoding helix-turn-helix domain-containing protein, translated as MKSNLGRTLRQVRQMKQVTISSIADKHLSKSQISRFERGESEISCARLINILDKLHISLDEFLSLNDNNYTRTELFANLVQYIRKEYSSQNIKNIESLLSKHSNYNLNPFEKTMIKSIIYTLDNSIAPTEEEILQLIDYLFKVEKWGYYEIMLLGNCVRTIKYSSYFLLTKEMLNNYIYSSLNKYNKKLVTQLAINCLILSIDQSEFLNCSYLISKIEKLLENELNYYEQTVFLYATGYFQYKKGQTSGIKMMKQAIQVFDILGEDKIKTQYEEHYTKYVKSK; from the coding sequence ATGAAATCAAATCTCGGTAGAACACTTAGACAAGTGCGTCAAATGAAACAAGTCACCATAAGCTCCATTGCGGATAAACATTTATCTAAGTCACAAATTTCACGATTTGAACGAGGAGAATCCGAAATATCTTGTGCCCGCCTTATTAATATTTTAGATAAATTACATATCTCTTTAGATGAATTTCTTAGTCTGAATGATAATAATTACACTAGAACCGAATTATTTGCCAACTTAGTACAATACATCCGAAAAGAGTATTCATCACAGAATATCAAAAATATCGAATCATTACTCTCTAAACATTCTAACTACAATTTGAATCCTTTTGAGAAGACAATGATAAAATCAATTATCTATACTCTAGACAATAGTATTGCGCCTACAGAAGAAGAAATCCTTCAATTAATAGACTATCTCTTTAAAGTTGAAAAATGGGGGTACTACGAAATAATGTTATTAGGAAACTGTGTGAGAACAATAAAGTATAGCTCATACTTTCTCTTAACAAAAGAAATGCTGAACAATTATATTTATTCATCATTGAATAAATATAATAAGAAACTTGTTACACAATTAGCAATTAATTGTTTAATTTTAAGTATCGATCAAAGTGAATTTTTGAATTGTTCATACCTAATTTCTAAAATTGAGAAACTTTTAGAAAATGAATTAAATTACTATGAGCAGACCGTTTTCCTCTATGCGACAGGTTATTTCCAATATAAAAAGGGACAGACCTCTGGAATAAAAATGATGAAACAAGCAATTCAGGTATTTGATATTTTAGGAGAGGATAAAATAAAAACTCAATACGAAGAACACTACACTAAATATGTAAAAAGCAAATAA
- a CDS encoding replication initiation factor domain-containing protein produces MDKISPFHIKNFRKQTGLSQKAFAQAVDLPTRTYRSYETGERGLTIDKFRELKEKLGYYQECDKNSLRAQIDYLRLTFPRLKDLDAFCENFLHCHLSEFTNQETRLMNYTHLWQRGNIWIFDFFDKSVTNDYQTCLQLSGQGCRELELLLEDKGITWQIFLQNILYSYEDVRVKRLDIALDELYKGYGHEDEQIQIPKLIDKLYSKEIVLDTIKKWNITGGGSFTDNEDMEANHGLSIYFGSRQSQLYFNFYEKRYEIARMENISLDESLEIFGIWNRYELRFSDQKAQGIVEEYINGVDLGEIARGIINKEIQVYDGITRFGAYKPDEKWQKLFGGVEPLKLSTNPQPYSIERTIRWLTYQVANSLALVTEADKILQTEYMKMIQNSGEITDRGKAMLRLLKANKQYEH; encoded by the coding sequence ATGGACAAAATTAGTCCTTTTCATATTAAGAATTTCAGAAAACAAACAGGACTTAGTCAAAAAGCATTTGCACAAGCTGTTGATCTCCCTACAAGAACCTATCGCTCTTATGAAACAGGCGAAAGAGGACTGACGATTGATAAGTTCAGAGAACTAAAAGAAAAACTCGGTTACTATCAAGAGTGCGATAAAAACAGTCTTCGGGCTCAGATCGACTATCTACGATTGACCTTTCCTAGATTAAAGGATTTAGACGCTTTCTGTGAAAACTTCCTTCACTGTCACCTAAGCGAATTTACAAACCAAGAAACCCGTCTCATGAACTATACCCACTTATGGCAACGAGGGAATATCTGGATTTTTGATTTCTTTGATAAGTCTGTAACCAATGACTACCAAACTTGCCTTCAACTATCTGGTCAAGGATGCCGTGAGCTGGAATTGCTTCTAGAAGACAAGGGAATCACTTGGCAGATCTTTCTTCAAAACATTCTTTATTCCTATGAAGATGTTCGGGTGAAGCGACTCGATATCGCTCTCGATGAACTCTATAAAGGGTATGGTCACGAGGACGAACAAATTCAAATTCCCAAATTGATTGATAAACTCTATTCCAAAGAGATTGTTCTAGATACGATCAAGAAATGGAATATCACGGGTGGTGGATCTTTCACAGATAATGAAGACATGGAAGCTAATCACGGCTTGTCCATTTATTTTGGAAGTCGTCAAAGTCAACTCTACTTCAACTTTTATGAAAAGCGCTATGAAATTGCTCGAATGGAAAACATCTCCTTGGACGAATCCTTGGAGATTTTTGGTATCTGGAATCGCTATGAATTGCGGTTTTCAGATCAGAAAGCTCAAGGAATTGTGGAGGAATACATCAACGGTGTAGATCTCGGAGAAATCGCAAGAGGTATCATCAATAAAGAGATCCAAGTTTATGATGGTATCACTCGCTTCGGAGCCTATAAACCCGATGAAAAATGGCAAAAACTCTTTGGAGGAGTCGAACCCTTAAAACTTTCAACCAACCCTCAACCTTACAGTATTGAGCGAACGATTCGCTGGCTGACCTATCAAGTTGCTAACTCTCTTGCACTAGTCACTGAAGCGGACAAGATCCTCCAAACAGAATACATGAAAATGATCCAGAACAGTGGAGAGATTACAGATCGAGGGAAAGCCATGTTACGACTTCTCAAAGCCAATAAACAATATGAACACTAG
- a CDS encoding ABC transporter permease: MESILRFFRRIIFSYKQSSIMSDWKTYMMFDLIPPISQTLLFSLIAGYIYGTDYIQKWMIGNAILITSFGALFGVGTQLMDERYNGTLSFLIASKTKLSSILFSSAISSMLTSMVSVTIGIVLVSMILKISWNIGLIASFFIVLLVASFVAMSFGYIFSCFILVTSEVNLMLNLASRILLIFTGANFPISRLPHFLQFIPKLLPLTRSIEVAQGVIEGKTISTYYLQIFEEIVLGIIFIIFASILLRVMENVSRRNSTIELV, translated from the coding sequence ATGGAAAGTATTTTAAGATTTTTCAGAAGGATCATCTTTTCTTATAAACAATCCTCAATAATGTCGGATTGGAAAACTTATATGATGTTTGACCTAATTCCTCCAATTTCACAAACATTGCTTTTCTCTCTGATTGCCGGATACATTTACGGAACTGATTATATTCAAAAATGGATGATTGGAAATGCGATACTAATAACATCTTTTGGAGCTTTGTTTGGTGTTGGTACACAACTGATGGATGAAAGATATAATGGGACATTGAGTTTTCTAATTGCTTCAAAAACGAAGTTGAGCTCAATATTATTTTCAAGTGCAATTAGTTCCATGTTGACTAGTATGGTTTCGGTAACTATAGGCATAGTATTAGTCAGTATGATTTTGAAAATTAGTTGGAATATTGGCCTAATTGCTTCTTTTTTTATAGTACTTTTAGTAGCTTCTTTTGTAGCAATGAGTTTTGGTTATATTTTTTCCTGTTTTATATTGGTAACGAGTGAAGTTAATTTGATGTTAAACCTGGCGAGTAGGATATTATTAATTTTTACTGGTGCTAATTTTCCAATTAGTCGTTTACCACATTTTTTACAATTTATTCCAAAGCTTCTGCCTCTAACAAGATCGATTGAGGTAGCTCAAGGAGTGATAGAAGGGAAAACTATATCTACTTACTATCTACAAATTTTTGAGGAGATTGTTTTGGGGATAATTTTTATAATATTTGCCAGCATATTATTAAGAGTTATGGAGAACGTATCAAGAAGAAATAGCACTATTGAATTAGTATAA
- a CDS encoding ImmA/IrrE family metallo-endopeptidase, translated as MDELYTRISKSTKHVLYQYMKDHDISLLNYNFNYFFQYCIQKYQIQVISHHFSNHKIEGLTVIDELGISFSYEKDNPIVKQNFTLCHELGHFILEHEGNYFAESIDNQENLLEREANIFSAVVLMPDIVLLSKIYYSCDTFQHIQNSLDVSKQALFYRLLDLLREYYPGKESTIKQAIDAYIDGQNATLLLLFHGVKDQIIKEFNNFQTSLINKIQQSVIKKGFVTSQEYPELLNQENWKTIKTCRDNLKVWLIYDRGKSIAYVWDKNKLTDKEAKQKAELKLLLM; from the coding sequence TTGGACGAATTGTATACAAGAATAAGTAAGTCTACAAAACATGTGTTATACCAATACATGAAGGATCATGATATTTCATTACTAAATTATAATTTCAACTACTTCTTTCAATATTGTATTCAAAAATATCAAATTCAAGTAATTAGTCACCACTTCTCAAATCACAAGATTGAAGGATTAACTGTTATTGATGAATTAGGTATTAGTTTTTCTTATGAAAAGGATAATCCCATTGTGAAGCAAAATTTTACGCTGTGTCATGAGCTAGGACATTTTATCCTAGAGCATGAAGGTAATTATTTTGCAGAATCTATTGATAATCAGGAGAACCTACTAGAGCGAGAAGCGAATATTTTCTCTGCTGTAGTATTAATGCCTGACATTGTTTTGTTGTCAAAGATTTATTATAGTTGCGACACCTTTCAACATATTCAAAATAGTCTGGATGTTTCAAAACAGGCATTGTTTTATCGCCTTTTAGATCTTCTTAGAGAATATTATCCTGGAAAAGAAAGTACCATTAAGCAGGCTATCGATGCTTATATTGATGGACAAAATGCCACACTACTCCTTTTGTTTCACGGTGTCAAAGATCAGATTATAAAGGAATTCAACAACTTTCAGACTTCTCTAATCAATAAGATTCAGCAATCAGTAATCAAAAAAGGCTTCGTGACTAGTCAAGAGTATCCAGAACTTCTCAATCAAGAGAATTGGAAAACAATAAAAACTTGCCGTGACAATCTAAAAGTATGGCTCATTTATGATAGAGGAAAATCTATAGCTTATGTTTGGGATAAAAATAAACTAACAGACAAAGAGGCAAAACAAAAAGCTGAATTGAAATTACTATTAATGTGA
- a CDS encoding XRE family transcriptional regulator, whose protein sequence is MYQPEKLKARRKELKMTQKDIADQLGITYQAYSAWERGVKQPSREKVQQLEQILNVPKGYFTELEIARLYNILSDEAKDQALSYVRGLVQKEKCKNIVSMSEKLYEYHVYEKMSAGIGSSVYNDQNYDTVYFHEELAHDFASWISGDSMEPKYQNGSVALIRETGFDYDGAVYAVVCNSQTYIKRVYREEYGLRLVSINPNYKDIFLSYDEDPRIVGIIVGNFVPMKL, encoded by the coding sequence ATGTACCAACCAGAAAAACTAAAGGCTCGTAGAAAAGAGCTAAAAATGACTCAAAAAGATATTGCAGATCAATTAGGTATTACCTACCAAGCCTATTCCGCATGGGAACGTGGAGTAAAACAACCATCTAGAGAAAAAGTGCAACAACTAGAGCAGATTCTAAATGTACCGAAAGGCTATTTTACAGAGCTTGAAATTGCCCGACTATATAATATTTTATCAGATGAAGCTAAGGATCAAGCACTTAGTTATGTCAGAGGCCTAGTTCAAAAAGAAAAATGTAAGAACATTGTTTCAATGTCAGAAAAACTATACGAATATCATGTTTACGAAAAAATGTCTGCTGGTATCGGTTCATCAGTTTATAACGATCAAAACTATGATACTGTTTATTTTCATGAAGAACTAGCCCATGATTTCGCCTCATGGATTTCTGGTGACTCAATGGAGCCCAAATATCAAAATGGCTCTGTGGCTCTCATTCGTGAGACAGGATTTGATTATGATGGAGCAGTTTATGCCGTAGTCTGCAATAGCCAGACTTATATTAAACGAGTTTATCGAGAGGAGTATGGCTTAAGGCTGGTTTCTATCAATCCAAACTATAAAGATATTTTTCTTTCGTATGATGAAGATCCTAGAATTGTAGGAATTATTGTTGGTAATTTTGTACCAATGAAACTCTAA
- a CDS encoding ABC transporter ATP-binding protein, whose product MIYIRDLKRNFEVKGEKNCFEALKGISLSIQKGEVFGLLGPNGAGKSTTIKILSTMLLPTSGEVEISGFDIYKDEQQIRERINFIFGGERSLYFRLSAEDNLFYFADLYKIPRKKQLILIPDLLKQVGLNSFAKRRVETFSKGMKQRLQIARALLNDPEIIFLDEPSIGLDPVGALELRNIIKELAKNGKTILLTTHYMAEAEELCDRIAIINQGEIVTCGTLPEIASLISDEDRTKILQDKVKEQKEIDVTLEDIYLHLVR is encoded by the coding sequence ATGATATATATAAGAGATTTAAAAAGAAACTTTGAAGTAAAAGGGGAAAAAAACTGCTTTGAAGCTTTAAAAGGAATCTCACTTTCAATTCAGAAAGGAGAAGTTTTTGGTTTACTAGGTCCAAATGGTGCAGGCAAGTCAACTACAATAAAAATTCTTTCAACAATGCTTCTTCCCACATCAGGTGAAGTAGAAATATCCGGATTCGATATCTATAAAGATGAGCAACAAATTCGTGAGAGAATAAATTTCATTTTTGGAGGAGAAAGAAGTTTATATTTTAGACTTTCTGCTGAGGATAATTTGTTTTATTTTGCGGATCTATATAAGATACCTCGGAAGAAGCAACTGATTTTGATTCCAGATTTACTTAAACAGGTTGGGTTAAATAGTTTTGCAAAACGTAGAGTAGAGACATTCTCAAAAGGTATGAAGCAACGTCTTCAGATTGCTAGAGCATTGTTAAATGATCCTGAGATAATTTTTTTAGATGAACCGAGTATTGGTCTTGATCCAGTAGGAGCACTTGAGTTGAGAAACATCATAAAAGAGTTGGCTAAAAATGGGAAAACAATTCTTTTAACAACCCATTATATGGCTGAAGCTGAGGAACTTTGTGATAGAATTGCAATCATTAATCAAGGCGAAATTGTAACCTGTGGTACATTACCAGAAATTGCATCATTAATTTCAGATGAAGATAGAACAAAAATTCTTCAAGATAAAGTGAAAGAACAAAAAGAAATAGATGTAACACTGGAAGATATTTATTTGCATTTAGTGAGGTAG
- a CDS encoding pyridoxamine 5'-phosphate oxidase family protein yields MDVKKEFLKIMSEQKEIALATSVNNIPNVRIVNFIYDSTNNILYFSSFKGNDKIKEMESNSHIAFTTIPHSGNEHVKAKGLVQKSTKTIFEVADQFIAKVPGYKNTIEFAGESLVLFEIRFDTAIVTKDLETIQTIEL; encoded by the coding sequence ATGGATGTAAAAAAAGAATTTTTGAAAATAATGTCTGAACAAAAAGAAATAGCCTTAGCGACATCTGTAAATAATATTCCAAATGTAAGAATCGTCAATTTTATTTACGATTCAACCAATAATATACTCTACTTCTCATCATTCAAAGGTAATGATAAGATTAAGGAAATGGAATCAAACTCTCATATTGCATTTACTACAATTCCACACTCTGGGAATGAACACGTAAAAGCTAAGGGTTTAGTTCAAAAAAGTACCAAAACTATTTTTGAAGTGGCGGACCAATTTATTGCTAAAGTACCAGGTTACAAAAATACCATTGAATTTGCAGGGGAATCTTTAGTTTTATTTGAAATACGATTTGATACTGCGATCGTTACCAAAGATCTAGAAACAATACAAACTATAGAACTTTAA
- a CDS encoding AbiH family protein, protein MLNDKTEFLNIGNLPKTLLVLGNGFDLTCKVPSDYKKFLEYILENKLNYHNEELQRDGYSNIFEYTLSEIERYLKDINFAHDGGISKSEVVPELNSWYIIFLYRKMTNDMDWFQVENQIANQLATKDNSMNIVESIGDSLLSIYQNGKSMIRTQRISHLNNKEIEKIYELLSYNLLNKKLDSFNVEGSKDLFIEFRKKENELWEEYHEYDKRNIGSITERKKFENSFDSKLEKELFPMVAQVLLAELKELEMDFREYLTLSIYDMGVNYQINAGNLIESILGKIGKETGISTYNVLTFNYSTPWDMSEKGNRAEYLHPIFKENPIKTLNLHGRLDSETKEIIFGVDDEFLSPISNEYIFTKTSRTLDLYTKVMFEEWFENSRMSEILSPSIKEIIFFGHSLSKADYGYFRKILDSYIDNPEAHFIFVYNVYEGTTTDKKRRELIHSISSLFGEYSINKQSNTDLFRNLIQNNRIKIVEL, encoded by the coding sequence ATGTTGAATGATAAAACTGAATTTTTAAATATTGGGAACTTACCAAAAACACTTTTAGTATTGGGTAATGGCTTTGATTTAACATGCAAAGTGCCTTCTGATTACAAAAAGTTTTTGGAGTATATATTAGAAAATAAACTCAATTATCATAACGAAGAGCTTCAAAGAGATGGTTATAGTAATATTTTTGAATATACTCTTTCTGAAATTGAGCGATACTTAAAAGATATCAACTTTGCGCATGACGGAGGCATAAGTAAAAGCGAAGTAGTGCCTGAATTAAATTCATGGTATATTATTTTTCTATATAGAAAAATGACAAACGATATGGATTGGTTTCAAGTTGAAAATCAAATTGCAAATCAATTGGCTACTAAAGATAATAGTATGAATATTGTGGAAAGCATCGGTGATAGTTTGCTTTCAATTTATCAAAATGGCAAATCTATGATACGTACTCAAAGAATTAGTCATCTGAACAATAAGGAAATCGAAAAGATATATGAATTGTTGTCATATAATTTGCTGAATAAAAAGCTTGATTCTTTCAATGTTGAAGGCTCTAAAGATTTGTTTATAGAATTTAGAAAAAAAGAGAATGAATTATGGGAAGAGTATCATGAATATGACAAAAGAAACATTGGTAGTATAACAGAGAGAAAAAAATTTGAAAACTCGTTTGACAGTAAATTAGAGAAAGAACTATTTCCGATGGTTGCTCAAGTTCTTTTAGCAGAATTAAAAGAGCTAGAGATGGATTTTAGAGAATATCTTACTTTAAGTATTTACGATATGGGAGTTAACTATCAAATAAATGCAGGGAATTTGATAGAATCTATTTTAGGAAAAATTGGAAAAGAAACTGGAATTTCAACATATAACGTATTAACGTTTAACTATTCAACACCCTGGGATATGTCTGAAAAAGGAAATAGGGCGGAATACCTTCATCCAATTTTTAAAGAAAATCCCATCAAAACTTTAAATTTACATGGTCGTCTTGATTCGGAGACTAAAGAGATTATATTTGGTGTGGATGATGAGTTTTTATCTCCAATATCAAATGAGTATATTTTTACAAAGACATCAAGAACTCTTGATTTATATACAAAAGTAATGTTTGAGGAATGGTTTGAAAACAGTAGAATGTCTGAAATTCTTAGTCCATCCATAAAAGAAATAATTTTCTTTGGACACTCGCTTTCAAAAGCTGACTATGGTTATTTCAGAAAAATTTTGGATAGTTATATTGACAATCCTGAAGCACATTTTATCTTTGTTTATAATGTCTACGAGGGGACAACCACTGATAAGAAAAGGAGGGAATTGATTCACTCTATTTCGTCCTTATTTGGAGAATATTCTATAAACAAGCAATCGAATACAGATTTATTCAGAAATCTTATTCAAAACAATAGAATTAAGATTGTAGAATTGTAA
- a CDS encoding ABC transporter permease, with protein sequence MKVIFASAIVHMKQAVARSTFRYCLFFNPLCNAILLGLMYSNKSNQEFTLYAILGTSLSSFWTIICFSSAADINREKYLGTLPILFTSPSGFKKIIFGKLLGNSLWGVAAFLLNVIFVTILFGRIMAVKSFSLLVIVIVLAVLTFVSIGMLMCSAFTLSRSARLLMNVIEYPLLLITGMVFPLDFINQYIKWISYILSPTWVMEGFKLAVYGGNSKEIFIVISILSLLTVFNFIIAHFAFVSVEKKSRIDATLEVY encoded by the coding sequence ATGAAAGTTATTTTTGCTAGTGCTATTGTACACATGAAGCAAGCAGTAGCTAGAAGTACGTTTCGCTATTGTCTATTTTTTAATCCTCTGTGTAATGCTATTCTCTTAGGGCTAATGTATAGTAATAAATCCAATCAAGAATTTACTTTATATGCTATTTTAGGAACCTCTCTATCTTCATTTTGGACTATTATCTGTTTTTCGTCAGCTGCGGACATAAACAGAGAAAAGTATTTAGGGACATTACCTATTTTATTCACATCACCGTCAGGTTTTAAAAAGATTATTTTTGGCAAACTACTTGGTAATAGTCTTTGGGGAGTAGCAGCATTTCTGTTGAATGTAATATTTGTGACGATATTATTTGGTCGCATAATGGCTGTTAAGAGTTTTAGCTTATTAGTAATTGTGATTGTCTTAGCAGTATTGACCTTCGTTAGTATAGGAATGCTGATGTGTTCAGCATTTACCTTATCAAGAAGTGCACGTTTGTTAATGAACGTAATAGAGTATCCGTTACTTTTGATAACAGGAATGGTATTCCCTTTAGATTTTATAAACCAATATATAAAGTGGATTTCATATATTTTATCTCCAACATGGGTAATGGAAGGATTTAAACTTGCTGTATACGGTGGAAATTCAAAAGAGATATTTATTGTTATATCAATTCTCTCTTTACTAACTGTATTTAATTTTATAATTGCTCACTTTGCCTTTGTCAGTGTAGAGAAGAAAAGTAGAATTGATGCAACTTTGGAGGTGTATTAG
- a CDS encoding helix-turn-helix domain-containing protein, translating to MEFSERLKNLRKEAGLTQVDVAEKLGISQPAYASWERGIKKPTQDNLVKLSKILYVSVDYLLGNTENRQTSDVLEDIELLFRMNSKGLTEEEKELFKKELIEFMKKRKEAFDKNK from the coding sequence ATGGAATTTTCGGAACGCTTAAAAAACCTTCGGAAAGAAGCTGGGCTCACTCAAGTCGATGTAGCTGAAAAACTAGGAATTTCCCAACCAGCTTACGCTTCATGGGAACGTGGAATCAAAAAACCAACCCAAGACAATCTGGTGAAATTATCTAAAATTTTATATGTTTCAGTTGATTACTTGTTAGGAAATACAGAAAACAGACAAACTAGTGATGTATTAGAAGATATTGAATTACTTTTTCGTATGAATTCAAAAGGTCTGACAGAGGAAGAAAAAGAATTATTCAAAAAAGAACTGATTGAATTTATGAAAAAGAGAAAAGAAGCATTTGACAAAAACAAGTAA